A single Ciona intestinalis chromosome 12, KH, whole genome shotgun sequence DNA region contains:
- the LOC100184993 gene encoding digestive organ expansion factor homolog: MKRATKTKKNAPAKKKIRPAESAPSKVESENDKSESSENEEEEEVYKDDGILLNDSDVKSWEAKQSYLLDDSELENLNAKYSMRSSKVVQNKLVRLFQRQKVPETVDEGDESLLASDNDFPSTVSDLEKCFQLPKVVSENWLKLSQTIKTGVVDSAVYFKLCEALQQQASVYYSDQNYLQQSSEIRLAYCARILNHLLKSRAVLQRNDQKIKLSENSNEEVNDVKDRGLVQPKVLILSPFRSKAFEIVNTLISLLQNNKKMEVAFKKRFKEDFGSSEEDAEKMEKKPEDYRMLFSGHTDEHFRIGITLAQGKMRLYSQFYKSDIIIASPLGLRTAIGEIGEAHYEYDFLSSIEIFVLDHADVFMMQNWEHVLHIMKHLHLQPKDSHDVDFSRVFDYCLDGHSKHYCQNLVFTSVDLPSISTLQTKYCSNRNGLVSFNDSKLEGSVCGVIKQLPLGFHRLNTFQLKFSDVPDTRFKFFLDYISKAQQQPGTLVYIPQYYDFVRIKNHMRRQVKSAAGPAFGYISEYSDSKTVGKARRNFLIQKFPILLYSERYHFYHRPNIKGIKHIVFYDLPTHPHFFSELCNMMSGADVNMSVSAIYSKFDSKKLDHVVGTARARNLLQSNKSFFMLVTGKS, encoded by the coding sequence ATGAAAAGAGCgacaaaaacaaagaaaaatgcaCCAGCGAAAAAGAAAATTCGTCCTGCTGAATCAGCGCCCTCTAAAGTAGAATCTGAAAATGACAAATCGGAGTCTTCCGAAaatgaagaagaggaagaagtcTATAAAGATGATGGAATCCTCCTAAATGACTCTGATGTTAAATCCTGGGAGGCGAAACAGAGTTATTTATTGGACGATTCAGAACTGGAAAACCTGAATGCAAAATACAGTATGCGGTCGTCAAAAGTTGTCCAAAATAAACTTGTCCGTCTTTTTCAGCGCCAAAAAGTTCCAGAAACTGTCGATGAAGGCGATGAAAGTCTACTGGCTTCGGATAATGACTTCCCAAGCACTGTTAGCGATTTAGAGAAGTGTTTTCAACTGCCGAAAGTGGTTTCTGAAAACTGGTTAAAGCTATCGCAAACCATTAAAACTGGAGTAGTGGATTCTGCAGTTTATTTTAAGCTGTGTGAAGCTCTACAACAACAAGCTAGCGTGTATTATTCGGATCAGAATTACCTTCAGCAGAGTTCAGAAATAAGGTTAGCTTATTGTGCACGGATTTTAAACCACCTTTTAAAATCTCGTGCAGTTCTGCAAAGAAATgaccaaaaaattaaactttctgAGAATAGCAATGAAGAAGTAAATGATGTAAAAGACAGGGGGCTTGTTCAACCTAAAGTTCTTATTCTGTCTCCTTTTCGGTCAAAAGCGTTTGAGATTGTGAACACTTTAATTTCGCTCTTGcagaacaacaaaaaaatggaGGTCGCTTTCAAAAAACGCTTCAAAGAAGACTTCGGCTCTTCTGAAGAAGATGCGGAAAAGATGGAGAAAAAACCAGAAGATTATCGGATGCTGTTCTCCGGACACACGGACGAGCACTTTAGGATTGGTATCACACTCGCGCAAGGAAAAATGAGGCTATATTcccagttttataaatctgacATCATTATCGCTTCTCCTCTTGGTCTACGAACCGCAATCGGGGAAATAGGAGAGGCCCATTATGAGTATGATTTCCTCTCTTCTATTGAAATCTTTGTTTTGGATCACGCGGATGTATTTATGATGCAGAACTGGGAGCATGTCCTACACATCATGAAGCATCTTCATTTACAGCCAAAAGATTCTCACGATGTTGATTTTTCCCGGGTATTTGACTACTGTTTAGACGGGCACTCTAAACACTATTGCCAAAACCTTGTCTTCACCAGCGTGGATTTACCTTCAATTTCAACTCTGCAAACAAAATACTGTTCGAATCGGAATGGCTTGGTGTCTTTTAATGACTCTAAACTTGAAGGCTCTGTTTGTGgtgttataaaacaacttcCGTTAGGCTTTCACAGATTAAATACTTTCCAGCTTAAATTTTCTGATGTACCAGACACCAGGTTTAAGTTTTTTCTCGACTATATTTCTAAAGCACAACAACAGCCTGGCACCCTTGTGTACATACCACAATACTATGACTTTGTGCGCATCAAAAACCATATGAGAAGGCAAGTAAAGTCCGCTGCTGGCCCTGCTTTTGGTTACATCAGCGAATATAGCGACTCAAAAACTGTAGGAAAAGCACGCCGTAATTTTCTCATTCAAAAATTTCCAATTCTCTTGTACTCTGAGCGATACCATTTCTACCATAGGCCAAACATAAAAGGCATTAAGCATATTGTGTTCTATGACCTGCCTACCCACCCCCATTTTTTCAGTGAGTTGTGTAATATGATGTCAGGTGCTGATGTTAATATGTCAGTCAGTGCAATTTATTCGAAGTTTGATTCCAAAAAATTAGACCATGTTGTAGGGACAGCTCGTGCCAGAAATTTACTGCAATCAAATAAGTCTTTTTTCATGCTTGTAACTGGGAAGTCCTAA